A stretch of the Harpia harpyja isolate bHarHar1 chromosome 5, bHarHar1 primary haplotype, whole genome shotgun sequence genome encodes the following:
- the MTFR1 gene encoding mitochondrial fission regulator 1 translates to MICWLKRLIRMAFEQVGLNMESVLWSSKPYGSSRSIVRKIGTNLSLIQCPRVQFQLTSHATEGNHPNQLREDAVASFADVGWVAQEEGEVSTRLRSEVWSKTAQPLSGELHHSGKSPCRQISLQNPLEEESVSRSTVSTNEEALQKISALENELATLRAQIAKIVILQEQQHLTAVGSSPAASPAIPVAPPPPPPPPPPPLPPPGLQQSMSAVELIKERKNKKMNSGQNLTENGPKKSEIPNMLEILKDMNSVKLRSVKRSSEGTKSKVADPTDPAALIAEALKKKFAYRYRNDSQSETEKVIPKTETKTKTEVVLFGPHMLKSTGKMKTLIEKS, encoded by the exons ATGATTTGCTGGCTTAAGCGCTTAATTAGGATGGCTTTTGAACAAGTTGGATTAAACATGGAATCA GTGCTTTGGTCAAGCAAGCCTTATGGTTCATCTCGAAGTATTGTAAGAAAAATTGGTACTAACCTCTCTCTTATACAGTGTCCAAGAGTTCAGTTTCAG CTTACTTCTCATGCCACAGAAGGAAACCATCCTAATCAACTTAGAGAAGATGCAGTGGCATCCTTTGCAGACGTGGGATGGGTTGCTCAAGAAGAAGGTGAAGTCTCTACAAGGCTCAG GTCAGAAGTTTGGTCAAAAACAGCCCAGCCTCTTTCAGGTGAACTACATCATTCTGGAAAGTCCCCATGCAGACAGATATCCTTACAAAACCCATTGGAAGAAGAATCAGTGTCCAGGAGCACAGTGTCCACAAATGAGGAAGCTCTGCAGAAGATTAGTGCTCTAGAAAATGAACTAGCCACTTTAAGAGCACAAATAGCCAAAATTGTAATCTTGCAAGAACAACAGCACCTGACAGCAG TTGGGTCAAGTCCAGCTGCTTCACCTGCTATCCCTGTTGCACCTCCACcaccgccacctcctcctccaccaccactccCTCCCCCAGGTCTACAGCAGAGTATGTCTGCAGTTGAACtcattaaagaaaggaaaaacaaaaaaatgaactcCGGACAGAATCTGACAGAAAACGGGCCAAAGAAGTCTGAAATACCAAACATGCTAGAAATCCTCAAAGACATGAACAGCGTGAAACTACGTTCAGTGAAAAG atcATCAGAAGGTACAAAATCTAAAGTGGCTGACCCTACAGATCCTGCAGCATTAATAGCAGAAGCGCTCAAAAAGAAATTTGCGTATCGATACCGAAATGATAGCcaaagtgaaacagaaaaagttaTTCCAAAGACTGAAACAAAGACAAA